In Chamaesiphon minutus PCC 6605, a genomic segment contains:
- the cas5 gene encoding CRISPR-associated protein Cas5: MKVIISAPLGHFQRPGNPGEPSTYPIITPTAVEGIINAVYWHPGQSVQVRSISILNPIAYTTETVTQLNHQTGDPWLRTYELLVEPKYLVDFWLECDPGIDCDKRIGQLVRRLLSGQHYYQPSMGISDYPATVELLAKDAVSPTPIDIKEMGLGRMPHYWTWEPTSKPVKKSFARRTTAMLADRPMERVTGEAVMFEAKIINGVVAVPTYPRRGQGGYAN; the protein is encoded by the coding sequence TTGAAAGTAATCATTAGTGCTCCCCTTGGGCACTTTCAAAGACCTGGCAATCCAGGCGAACCGAGTACATACCCGATTATTACCCCCACCGCAGTGGAAGGAATCATTAATGCGGTGTATTGGCACCCAGGTCAATCAGTTCAAGTTAGATCGATTTCGATATTAAATCCGATCGCATACACGACTGAAACTGTCACCCAACTCAATCACCAAACGGGCGATCCCTGGTTACGAACTTACGAGCTACTAGTAGAACCCAAATATTTAGTTGATTTTTGGCTGGAGTGCGATCCTGGTATTGACTGCGATAAACGCATCGGGCAACTAGTTAGAAGGCTCTTGAGCGGACAACACTATTACCAACCTAGCATGGGCATCAGCGATTACCCTGCCACGGTGGAGCTACTAGCAAAGGACGCTGTTAGTCCAACACCGATCGATATCAAAGAAATGGGGCTTGGTCGAATGCCTCACTACTGGACGTGGGAACCCACCTCTAAACCTGTCAAGAAGTCATTTGCGCGTCGAACGACAGCAATGTTGGCCGATCGACCAATGGAACGAGTCACAGGCGAAGCAGTGATGTTTGAAGCCAAAATAATTAATGGAGTAGTCGCAGTTCCGACATATCCGCGACGCGGACAGGGTGGCTATGCAAATTAA
- a CDS encoding pyridoxamine 5'-phosphate oxidase family protein, which produces MLDIDEMGQDEIHELLHKVGYGHLGFIHEGKPCVMPMHYYLEDSDIYLFTTVGMKTHDMDADSDICLQVEEIHGSSHWRSVIVMGKAIHVTKQPEIERVMTLVKQRDATLSPAINRTWIDSWGRAEVISIYRIESGEMSGRTTDGVSSR; this is translated from the coding sequence ATGTTAGATATCGATGAAATGGGACAGGATGAGATCCATGAATTGCTCCACAAAGTAGGCTACGGTCATCTTGGCTTTATCCACGAAGGCAAGCCCTGTGTGATGCCAATGCACTATTATCTCGAAGATTCGGACATATATCTGTTCACCACAGTCGGTATGAAGACTCATGACATGGACGCAGATTCAGATATTTGCCTCCAGGTTGAAGAAATACATGGCTCCTCGCATTGGCGGAGTGTAATCGTGATGGGAAAAGCCATCCATGTCACCAAGCAGCCGGAAATCGAGCGCGTGATGACACTCGTCAAACAGCGCGATGCTACACTTTCTCCCGCAATTAATCGAACTTGGATTGATTCTTGGGGACGTGCGGAAGTAATTTCTATCTACCGAATTGAATCAGGCGAGATGAGCGGACGCACGACTGATGGCGTTAGCAGTCGGTGA
- a CDS encoding helix-turn-helix domain-containing protein, giving the protein MNILQSSKSPNANETVGDYVKRMRLMLGLSQKELAAIAGIHLQSVGKIERGLTTKLSYHSKSGLASALQVPVEYLEAVCRGTPIVAVSQLKFCAPCWTPGTPPDPLWMEVRAKYCFLCGSALRDRCSHCQETIASLKHRFCPFCGTAYKAEA; this is encoded by the coding sequence GTGAATATTCTCCAAAGTAGTAAATCGCCTAACGCTAATGAAACCGTGGGTGATTATGTCAAACGGATGCGATTAATGCTCGGTTTGAGCCAGAAGGAATTGGCAGCTATTGCTGGGATTCACTTGCAAAGCGTGGGGAAAATCGAACGCGGGCTGACCACCAAACTGAGTTATCACAGTAAAAGTGGCTTGGCAAGTGCGCTACAAGTTCCGGTGGAATATTTAGAGGCTGTCTGTCGCGGTACTCCGATTGTGGCTGTTTCTCAGCTCAAGTTCTGTGCGCCGTGCTGGACTCCTGGAACGCCGCCAGATCCGCTCTGGATGGAGGTGAGGGCTAAATACTGCTTTCTGTGTGGTTCTGCGCTACGCGATCGTTGTAGTCATTGCCAGGAAACGATTGCTTCTCTCAAGCATCGCTTTTGTCCTTTTTGTGGCACTGCTTATAAGGCTGAAGCCTGA
- a CDS encoding type I-C CRISPR-associated protein Cas8c/Csd1: protein MQINSVVSPTGIDRPYGYTPMDVSIEILLGSNGQIGPANLMPLETDNKTRKRFWLPDLPRTSGIAPIVGSDKLDYYHPTRKPQAFAAMVEFLKQRCTEVPELQLIIDWMQSDRPLELERQISEKPKADITAIESGRIVWRLEDGTYIHDLPSIRSAHAAQTLERAIGTGDRDLLGALPRIHSKKLAAPLLGCNDDMFRSWGQHEKLPLNISAEAAVIATQKYTELLEAKGHNIWLGNGRYWVWGALPEMAELSEAGKAMAVYFDSDEAKNLDPVQALEDIIREVKTGAKGIGKIPEDLKIACGYIGIGGSGKGRTAIGQVTELSALQLLNNLLLYHQQQRRYLTISKPYWVFGALTVAEGSSKQAVAKANEQIFEAMINGQLPPQAITTSVIHRLKIEGVPNPNAKKSNREWAQIAYLAWLSPNFIEGDRMMKPETTPDNLLAWHVGRVFAACKAMSYHYAARSAAPGEGWKDPLDSYRQTLFSSPAQGFAQIIAKVSPYLAARPDKAVWYDKTLAELGEDCPNAFPPRRWTDKQAFFLALGISQFQEARRTANAGKTSE, encoded by the coding sequence ATGCAAATTAATTCAGTCGTCTCCCCTACTGGGATCGATCGTCCCTATGGCTATACGCCGATGGATGTGAGCATTGAAATTTTGCTGGGATCTAATGGACAAATTGGCCCTGCCAATCTAATGCCACTTGAGACAGATAACAAAACTCGCAAACGTTTTTGGTTGCCAGATCTGCCCCGCACTTCGGGGATTGCGCCAATTGTGGGATCGGACAAATTAGATTATTACCATCCGACCCGCAAGCCCCAAGCTTTTGCTGCAATGGTTGAATTTCTAAAACAACGTTGTACAGAAGTTCCAGAACTGCAATTGATAATTGATTGGATGCAATCCGATCGTCCACTAGAATTAGAGCGACAAATTTCTGAAAAACCAAAAGCAGATATTACCGCGATCGAAAGTGGACGAATTGTCTGGCGACTAGAAGATGGAACTTACATCCACGATCTACCCTCCATTCGATCGGCTCATGCGGCTCAAACTTTGGAACGGGCGATCGGTACTGGTGATAGAGATCTGCTAGGAGCTTTACCCCGAATCCACTCTAAGAAACTAGCTGCTCCGCTGCTGGGATGCAATGACGATATGTTTCGTTCTTGGGGACAGCATGAAAAATTGCCTCTCAATATCTCAGCAGAAGCAGCCGTAATTGCTACCCAGAAATATACAGAATTACTAGAAGCAAAAGGTCACAACATCTGGTTAGGAAACGGACGTTATTGGGTCTGGGGGGCATTGCCAGAGATGGCGGAACTCAGTGAGGCTGGCAAAGCTATGGCAGTTTATTTTGACTCCGATGAAGCCAAAAACCTAGATCCAGTTCAAGCACTAGAAGACATCATCAGGGAAGTCAAAACTGGGGCTAAAGGCATCGGTAAGATACCAGAAGATCTAAAGATCGCTTGTGGCTATATCGGGATTGGCGGCAGTGGGAAAGGGCGGACTGCGATCGGGCAGGTGACAGAATTATCTGCTTTACAACTTCTAAATAATCTGCTCCTTTACCATCAGCAACAACGTCGCTATCTGACAATTTCCAAGCCTTATTGGGTATTTGGTGCATTAACTGTAGCTGAAGGTAGCAGTAAACAAGCAGTTGCCAAAGCTAACGAGCAGATTTTTGAAGCCATGATTAACGGGCAGTTACCACCCCAGGCAATTACTACCAGCGTTATTCATCGGCTCAAAATTGAGGGGGTTCCCAACCCCAACGCAAAAAAATCAAACCGAGAATGGGCACAAATTGCTTATTTAGCTTGGCTTTCCCCTAATTTTATAGAAGGCGATCGAATGATGAAACCAGAAACAACACCAGATAATTTATTGGCTTGGCACGTTGGACGAGTCTTTGCTGCTTGCAAAGCCATGTCTTATCATTACGCTGCCCGTAGTGCGGCACCAGGAGAAGGGTGGAAAGATCCCCTTGATTCTTATCGTCAAACTCTCTTCAGTTCTCCAGCACAAGGTTTTGCCCAAATCATCGCCAAAGTTAGTCCCTACTTAGCAGCAAGACCTGATAAAGCAGTTTGGTACGACAAAACTCTGGCTGAACTTGGAGAAGATTGCCCTAATGCTTTTCCACCTAGACGTTGGACTGACAAACAAGCATTTTTCTTAGCTTTGGGAATCAGCCAATTTCAGGAAGCAAGGCGTACTGCTAATGCAGGCAAAACATCCGAATAA
- a CDS encoding Tn3 family transposase, which yields MTAIERTAYPRFKSQATVKELTELYTPSASELAFAQTQVKSKRGLLRWLVMLKSFQRLGYFPPSEAIPPTVVGHIRACLNLSANVCAIPPERSRYYYAEAIRAYLGVHPYDRKAQTAIATAIAQAAQVMEYPADLINVAVEELVKERYELPAFSTLDRLVGHIRTVVNNRLFGRITNAMTPIQQAFVDDLLATSPASGLTFSLLRAPPKSARLSHVQALQAKFEQMLSCGDVRQLLVTIAPAKVKSFAAQAKALALTDLRELKLAKRRALLVCLLYRVQVKTRDHLVEMFLKRVQKMHQSAKDKLVKLREQHLAQTESMLGVLAEILQTSAGETDTASLGERVQSVLETHGGAVALLEQCEEITAYNSDNYLPLVWRFYSRYRSVLFPLVRGLEIQSTSQDLSLTAALTVVLAHEDRRAKWLPVDDLDLSFMSERWRRLVVEEHEGKVRLVRQQFEVCIFTYLAAEFKSGDACVVGSENYADFREQLLSWDECQPLLADYCQQTGMAPTAAQFVEQLQTKLTETATTVDQICQDGTQITISAEGEPVLKRIAAAPPPSGAAELEAEILQRLPERSVLDILCHVEHWLNWVRHFGPVSGSEPKIENSVERYILAVFGYGCNLGPNQTARHTRGKVSSRMLAYVNRQHISIQQLEAAMRDLINAYNLLELPKCWGTGKKAAADGSKFEVYENNLMSEYHIRYGGYGGIAYHHVSDTYIALFTHFINCGVWEAVYILDGLLKNTSDIQPDTLHADTQGQSTTVFGLSYLLGIKLMPRIRNWQDYKFFRPSQDAAYEYIDPLFKDVIDWQLIRTHWQDLMRVVLSIQAGKFLPSMLLRKLGSYSRKNRLYQAFRELGRAVRTIFLLEYISDRGLRREITACTNIVEGYNHFLDWIFFGKEGIITENDPEQQEKRVKYLDLVASAVILHNAVDLSVVIQQLTAEGVKIDRSMLATLSPYLTGHLKRYGDFVIDLQSIPAPLEGAIHLPIVSALSEANDLDG from the coding sequence ATGACCGCTATCGAACGCACGGCTTATCCCCGATTCAAATCTCAGGCAACTGTCAAGGAGCTGACCGAACTATATACGCCATCAGCATCTGAGTTAGCATTTGCCCAAACACAGGTCAAGAGTAAACGTGGGCTGCTGCGCTGGTTGGTGATGCTCAAGTCGTTCCAGCGGTTAGGTTATTTTCCACCCTCAGAGGCCATTCCACCAACGGTTGTCGGACACATTCGGGCTTGTTTGAATCTCAGTGCCAATGTCTGTGCCATCCCGCCCGAACGTTCGCGCTACTATTATGCTGAGGCAATTCGAGCTTACTTGGGCGTTCATCCTTACGACCGTAAGGCTCAAACTGCCATTGCGACAGCTATCGCACAAGCGGCCCAGGTGATGGAGTATCCTGCCGATTTAATCAACGTCGCAGTCGAGGAACTGGTCAAAGAACGTTATGAGTTACCAGCTTTTAGTACTTTAGATCGTTTGGTCGGTCATATCCGTACTGTAGTGAATAATCGCTTGTTTGGGCGCATTACCAATGCGATGACTCCCATTCAGCAGGCATTTGTAGATGATTTGCTAGCTACTTCACCCGCATCAGGATTAACCTTCAGTCTGTTGAGGGCACCACCTAAAAGTGCTCGTCTGTCTCACGTTCAAGCACTACAAGCTAAATTCGAGCAGATGCTCTCCTGTGGAGATGTACGCCAGTTGCTCGTCACTATTGCACCTGCTAAGGTCAAATCCTTTGCCGCTCAAGCCAAAGCCTTGGCTCTGACGGACTTGCGGGAGCTGAAACTAGCTAAACGTCGTGCCTTGTTGGTTTGTCTGCTCTACCGCGTCCAAGTCAAAACTCGCGACCATTTGGTGGAGATGTTTCTCAAGCGAGTGCAGAAAATGCACCAGTCCGCCAAAGACAAGCTGGTAAAGTTACGCGAGCAGCATTTAGCTCAGACGGAATCGATGCTGGGAGTCTTAGCTGAGATTTTACAGACATCAGCAGGCGAAACCGATACAGCTAGCTTGGGGGAACGAGTCCAATCTGTGCTGGAAACGCATGGGGGAGCCGTAGCTTTGTTGGAGCAGTGTGAGGAGATTACCGCTTACAACAGTGACAATTACTTACCCCTAGTGTGGCGGTTCTACAGTCGTTACCGTTCAGTGTTATTTCCATTAGTGCGGGGCTTGGAAATCCAATCCACTAGTCAAGATCTCTCGTTGACGGCAGCTTTAACTGTCGTTTTGGCGCATGAAGATCGCCGCGCCAAATGGTTGCCAGTGGATGATTTAGATCTGAGCTTTATGAGCGAACGCTGGCGGCGATTGGTAGTAGAGGAACATGAAGGTAAAGTGCGGTTGGTGCGGCAGCAATTTGAGGTGTGTATCTTCACCTATTTGGCAGCAGAATTCAAAAGCGGTGATGCTTGCGTGGTGGGGTCAGAGAACTATGCAGACTTCCGCGAACAGTTACTATCCTGGGATGAATGTCAGCCGCTATTGGCAGATTACTGCCAACAAACCGGAATGGCTCCTACAGCGGCTCAATTTGTCGAACAGCTTCAGACAAAGCTGACAGAGACAGCCACCACTGTAGACCAAATTTGCCAGGATGGGACGCAGATAACCATTAGTGCAGAAGGCGAACCAGTACTCAAACGAATTGCTGCTGCGCCACCACCATCTGGAGCAGCAGAATTAGAAGCAGAGATTCTACAACGCTTGCCAGAACGGAGTGTGTTGGACATCCTCTGTCATGTCGAGCATTGGCTCAACTGGGTGCGTCATTTTGGCCCCGTTTCTGGTTCTGAGCCAAAGATTGAGAATTCGGTCGAACGGTATATTTTGGCGGTGTTTGGCTATGGCTGTAATCTGGGACCCAATCAAACCGCACGACATACACGGGGGAAAGTCAGTTCGCGGATGTTGGCTTATGTCAATCGCCAACATATCTCCATTCAGCAGCTTGAAGCAGCGATGCGAGATCTGATTAATGCCTATAATCTGCTGGAGCTGCCCAAGTGTTGGGGGACGGGGAAGAAGGCTGCTGCTGATGGCAGCAAGTTTGAGGTCTATGAGAATAATTTGATGTCAGAGTATCACATTCGCTATGGTGGCTATGGGGGTATTGCTTACCATCATGTTTCCGATACCTACATTGCTTTGTTCACCCATTTCATTAATTGTGGAGTTTGGGAGGCGGTTTATATCCTTGACGGCTTGCTCAAGAATACTTCAGATATTCAACCCGATACTTTGCACGCGGATACTCAAGGACAGTCAACTACAGTGTTTGGGTTGTCATATTTGTTGGGGATTAAACTGATGCCTCGAATTCGCAATTGGCAGGATTATAAGTTCTTTCGTCCCAGTCAGGATGCGGCTTACGAGTATATTGACCCGTTGTTTAAGGATGTGATTGACTGGCAGTTAATTCGCACTCATTGGCAGGATTTAATGCGCGTGGTGTTGTCGATTCAGGCGGGGAAGTTTTTACCTTCAATGCTATTACGGAAATTGGGAAGTTACAGTCGAAAGAATCGTCTCTATCAGGCTTTTAGGGAATTAGGTCGAGCCGTTCGGACAATCTTTCTGCTCGAATATATTTCCGACCGTGGTTTGCGACGGGAGATTACTGCCTGTACTAATATCGTCGAAGGCTACAATCATTTCCTCGACTGGATCTTTTTTGGGAAGGAGGGGATTATTACTGAAAACGATCCCGAACAACAAGAGAAGCGGGTCAAGTATCTCGATCTGGTTGCTAGTGCGGTGATTCTCCATAATGCGGTGGATCTGTCTGTAGTCATTCAGCAACTGACGGCTGAAGGGGTCAAGATCGATCGTTCGATGTTAGCAACGCTGAGTCCTTATTTGACGGGTCATCTGAAGCGTTATGGCGATTTTGTTATCGATCTGCAAAGCATTCCTGCGCCATTGGAGGGCGCAATTCATCTCCCGATTGTCTCCGCTCTGTCGGAAGCCAACGACTTGGATGGATGA
- a CDS encoding tyrosine-type recombinase/integrase, with translation MSIPLATVATEFLERPGLARSTVQSYELSLMPLLGEYGSYPIEILSRSTLANYLDSLSHLAYTTHQRHQAIIQALFNFAVEQGYLTVNPIARLQRRKPNLERGEHLSDRVIRYLSPAQITTLYQVIDHHSRTKALVYLLHRTGARIAEVLALNLSDLNPTQRKFQVIGKGNKIRWCFYSEDAATVLEKYLKYYRHPESDALFTAQKPVTKLVARLSYRTAHRDWTNLIESAPELDGIRMHDLRHTFATERVGLMGIEELRALMGHTNIQTTLRYQKVTSERAEIVAQAALDRLLQTSENSQI, from the coding sequence TTGTCTATCCCACTAGCTACAGTCGCCACTGAATTTCTAGAGCGTCCAGGACTCGCTCGAAGCACCGTTCAATCCTATGAACTAAGTCTCATGCCGCTACTGGGAGAATACGGCAGTTATCCGATTGAAATCTTGAGCCGTTCGACACTAGCCAATTACCTAGACAGTTTATCCCATCTAGCTTACACAACTCATCAACGACATCAAGCAATCATCCAAGCCTTATTCAACTTCGCAGTAGAGCAAGGTTACTTGACAGTTAACCCTATTGCCCGACTTCAACGCCGCAAACCCAACCTAGAACGGGGAGAGCATTTGTCAGATCGAGTGATTCGGTACTTATCCCCAGCCCAAATCACCACACTTTATCAAGTAATCGACCATCATAGTCGGACGAAAGCTCTGGTGTACTTGCTACATCGCACTGGTGCTAGGATTGCAGAGGTCTTGGCACTAAACTTATCAGATCTCAATCCCACCCAGCGCAAATTTCAAGTGATTGGCAAAGGAAATAAAATCCGGTGGTGTTTCTACAGTGAAGATGCCGCAACGGTTCTAGAAAAATATCTAAAATACTACCGTCACCCAGAATCAGATGCTCTATTTACCGCCCAAAAACCCGTCACCAAATTAGTTGCCCGACTGAGTTATCGCACAGCACATCGAGACTGGACTAACCTGATTGAGAGCGCACCAGAACTGGATGGGATTAGGATGCACGACTTACGACATACCTTTGCCACCGAGCGAGTCGGCTTGATGGGTATCGAGGAGTTACGTGCCCTGATGGGACATACTAATATTCAAACCACATTACGCTATCAAAAAGTTACTTCCGAACGAGCCGAGATTGTCGCTCAAGCAGCTTTAGATCGACTGCTACAAACCTCAGAAAACAGTCAAATATAG
- a CDS encoding type I CRISPR-associated protein Cas7: MSNTTTIVTNPDVRHDYVMIMEGRICNPNGDPNAGNAPRQLPNSHIYATPTSMSNRINQTAELLYGVKNLYHSGNNLDDIQQKYIKDKKTPADLMGDFWDRRGNGGLFASFGKDKKEVIDTGFRGIYRLYPSVSINIPSLIEQAVTSATTNSKGNRTMGNASYIDWIITKGTGTFNACINKQRNNIIDAEYMGQWLISLWHHAMQTASLQRGEWDLAECVIATHSTPYGNAQLSKISNLVSVNVDEQTQTHSIDLGTAPEGVTLTRLSEAIAGLQTQYPPSVNNLT; the protein is encoded by the coding sequence ATGTCTAACACAACGACAATCGTTACAAATCCTGATGTACGCCATGACTACGTGATGATTATGGAAGGACGCATCTGTAATCCAAATGGCGACCCCAATGCCGGGAATGCACCGCGCCAGCTTCCCAATAGCCATATCTATGCAACTCCAACGAGCATGAGTAACCGCATTAACCAAACAGCAGAACTATTGTATGGTGTCAAAAATTTGTATCACAGTGGCAACAATCTGGATGATATCCAGCAGAAATATATCAAGGATAAAAAGACTCCAGCCGATCTCATGGGCGATTTTTGGGATAGGCGCGGTAATGGTGGTTTATTTGCTAGTTTTGGTAAAGATAAAAAAGAAGTAATTGATACTGGCTTTCGTGGAATTTATCGACTTTACCCCTCTGTTTCAATCAATATACCTTCTCTAATCGAGCAAGCTGTTACCAGTGCCACAACTAATTCTAAGGGGAATCGCACGATGGGTAATGCTTCTTATATCGATTGGATAATTACTAAGGGAACAGGAACATTTAATGCTTGTATTAACAAGCAACGTAACAATATTATCGATGCTGAATATATGGGGCAATGGCTGATTTCACTGTGGCATCATGCAATGCAAACTGCCAGTTTACAACGGGGTGAATGGGATTTGGCTGAATGTGTAATTGCTACTCATAGTACTCCTTATGGCAATGCTCAATTGAGTAAGATCTCTAATTTAGTTAGTGTTAATGTTGATGAGCAAACACAGACTCATAGCATCGATTTAGGCACTGCCCCCGAAGGTGTAACCTTAACTCGACTGAGTGAGGCAATCGCAGGACTACAAACTCAATATCCACCAAGTGTTAATAACTTAACTTGA
- a CDS encoding multicopper oxidase family protein: protein MNKNDLPPTGSHQYPLTRRSFIRGGGIASGLILSSGIHSLLSSCSSQSSTTKIPENNTVARTPNPKFIPDLEINLQAAPKTVQILAGEPTQVWSYAATLVKGDPTSLTAIPDSYLGPIIRVQTGQRVRVNFQNNLPQGQTSIVHWHGLILPEDMDGHPRFAIDPGQTYVYEFEVINQAGMNWFHPHPDMLTGQQAYAGLAGLFIVTDPEETALNLPSGAYEVPIVLQDRTLDANNQLLYLGSKIGTPRNSGMGGMGGMSQGNSSQSGNGMGDMSSMMGFLGEQLFVNGKPNFTLSAATRVYRLRILNGSNSRIYKLAWSNGSPLTVIGTDGSLLTQPVQRKYVMLAPGERVDVWADFSKLKVGTELALNSLVFSGAENVGGSSMGGMSSNNAPELGAAMTLFNVKIARTETETLKLPSKLAALPLLRPADATNAAQPRPVELSLQGMKWVMNGQPFEMTTATPQETVKLNSIEQWEIINKLNPGAMMDAKGMAHPIHFHGVKFQVISRQVLPELAAGWQTVKDGYVDEGFKDTVMVMPGERVKLLMKFEKYSGLFTYHCHTLEHEDAGMMRNYRIQG from the coding sequence ATGAATAAGAACGATCTGCCCCCTACAGGCAGTCATCAATACCCCCTCACTCGTCGCAGTTTCATCCGAGGGGGTGGCATTGCCAGCGGACTGATCCTTAGCAGTGGCATTCACAGCCTACTATCGAGTTGTTCGTCTCAATCTTCTACCACGAAAATACCTGAGAATAACACCGTAGCCCGCACCCCAAATCCAAAATTCATTCCCGATCTGGAAATTAACCTTCAGGCTGCACCGAAAACGGTGCAAATCCTCGCTGGAGAACCGACCCAAGTTTGGTCGTATGCAGCAACCCTAGTCAAAGGCGACCCAACTAGCTTGACTGCCATTCCCGATAGTTATTTAGGCCCGATTATTCGCGTTCAGACAGGTCAGCGCGTGCGGGTTAACTTTCAAAACAATCTTCCCCAAGGGCAAACTAGTATCGTCCATTGGCATGGTCTAATTTTGCCAGAAGATATGGATGGACATCCTCGGTTTGCGATCGATCCTGGGCAAACCTACGTCTACGAGTTTGAGGTAATTAATCAGGCGGGGATGAATTGGTTTCATCCTCATCCAGACATGCTGACAGGGCAACAAGCCTACGCTGGACTTGCTGGGCTATTCATTGTCACAGATCCCGAAGAAACCGCTCTCAATCTACCTTCAGGGGCTTATGAAGTGCCGATCGTCCTCCAAGATCGTACCTTAGATGCCAATAATCAACTCCTTTATTTGGGCAGCAAAATCGGTACTCCTCGTAATAGCGGCATGGGTGGGATGGGTGGCATGTCACAGGGCAACTCCAGTCAGTCTGGTAACGGCATGGGTGACATGAGTAGTATGATGGGCTTTTTGGGCGAACAGCTCTTTGTCAATGGCAAGCCCAACTTCACTCTGTCTGCGGCAACACGAGTTTACCGTCTCCGCATCCTCAATGGTTCTAATTCACGTATCTACAAGCTAGCATGGAGTAATGGGAGTCCATTGACCGTTATTGGCACCGATGGGAGCTTACTGACTCAGCCTGTACAAAGAAAATATGTGATGCTGGCTCCAGGTGAGCGGGTCGATGTTTGGGCAGATTTTAGTAAGTTAAAAGTTGGGACAGAATTAGCTCTCAATAGTCTGGTATTTTCAGGAGCCGAGAATGTCGGCGGTAGCAGCATGGGCGGAATGAGTTCTAATAATGCTCCTGAACTTGGTGCGGCGATGACCCTGTTTAACGTCAAGATTGCGCGGACAGAAACAGAAACTCTGAAACTCCCCAGCAAACTAGCAGCCCTGCCCTTATTACGTCCAGCAGATGCCACCAATGCCGCCCAACCACGTCCGGTTGAGCTTTCACTCCAAGGGATGAAATGGGTGATGAATGGGCAGCCCTTTGAAATGACGACTGCCACACCGCAGGAAACCGTTAAGCTAAATTCGATCGAGCAGTGGGAGATTATCAACAAACTCAACCCTGGAGCCATGATGGATGCTAAGGGTATGGCGCACCCCATCCATTTTCATGGGGTAAAATTTCAAGTCATTAGTCGCCAAGTGCTGCCAGAACTTGCCGCCGGATGGCAAACAGTCAAAGATGGCTATGTCGATGAGGGCTTCAAGGATACTGTGATGGTGATGCCAGGTGAGCGAGTTAAGTTGCTAATGAAATTTGAGAAATATAGTGGCTTATTTACCTACCATTGCCACACATTGGAGCACGAAGACGCTGGCATGATGCGAAATTATCGAATTCAGGGGTAA
- a CDS encoding cation transporter → MEDLNLKLRGMSCASCANSIEQAILSVPGVVEGNVNFSSDRASVRYDPKQTNINIITQAVVDIGYEAQIIPSDLAPEDDSENIRQRRQERDLQRRVLIGATLTVLLVLGTLGHFNVRLPGALAELENPWVQLVLATPVQFWVGKEFHQSAWKAFRHRTADMNTLISLGTNIAFFYSLWITINPAYFTTQGLLAQVYYEVSAAIVTLTLLGRWLENRAKGATSTAIQALMGLQAKTARVIRANVEMDIPIGEVALADIVIVGIATGYV, encoded by the coding sequence ATGGAAGATCTAAATCTCAAACTTAGGGGGATGAGTTGTGCCTCCTGTGCCAATAGCATCGAGCAAGCAATTCTAAGCGTGCCAGGGGTAGTCGAAGGCAACGTCAATTTTAGTAGCGATCGCGCCAGCGTCCGTTACGATCCCAAGCAGACTAATATCAACATTATCACTCAGGCAGTTGTTGATATTGGCTATGAGGCTCAAATTATCCCATCCGATCTCGCACCTGAAGACGATTCGGAAAATATTAGACAACGAAGACAAGAGCGAGATCTTCAGCGCAGAGTGCTAATTGGGGCAACGCTCACTGTACTCCTGGTGCTGGGCACATTAGGTCATTTCAATGTCAGACTGCCTGGTGCTCTAGCCGAACTAGAAAACCCGTGGGTGCAGCTAGTTCTGGCAACACCCGTTCAGTTTTGGGTAGGCAAAGAATTTCATCAATCGGCATGGAAGGCATTTCGCCATCGCACGGCGGATATGAATACGCTGATTTCGCTCGGTACGAATATTGCTTTTTTCTATTCCCTGTGGATCACGATAAATCCTGCTTATTTCACAACCCAAGGATTATTAGCCCAAGTCTATTATGAAGTGTCTGCGGCGATCGTCACTTTGACGCTATTGGGGCGGTGGTTGGAAAATCGTGCTAAGGGCGCAACTTCAACGGCAATTCAGGCTCTGATGGGGCTACAGGCTAAAACAGCGCGGGTGATCCGGGCTAATGTCGAAATGGACATTCCGATCGGGGAAGTCGCACTGGCAGATATTGTCATAGTAGGGATAGCTACAGGATACGTGTAA